One genomic window of Oryctolagus cuniculus chromosome 11, mOryCun1.1, whole genome shotgun sequence includes the following:
- the NAPB gene encoding beta-soluble NSF attachment protein isoform X6, with amino-acid sequence MDNAGKEREAVQLMAEAEKRVKASHSFLRGLFGGNTRIEEACEMYTRAANMFKMAKNWSAAGNAFCQAAKLHMQLQSKHDSATSFVDAGNAYKKADPQEAINCLNAAIDIYTDMGRFTIAAKHHITIAEIYETELVDIEKAIAHYEQSADYYKGEESNSSANKCLLKVAAYAAQLEQYQKAIEIYEQVGANTMDNPLLKYSAKDYFFKAALCHFIVDELNAKLALEKYEEMFPAFTDSRECKLLKKLLEAHEEQNSEAYTEAVENRADLSVAFVHMLLTSLKRQWEVFLFSFNSCPFHSVVILFFGNVAKCIVTAVTFFPAE; translated from the exons AGGAAACACGAGAATAGAAGAGGCTTGTGAAATGTATACCAGAGCTGCAAACATGTTCAAGATGGCAAAAAACTGGAGTG CTGCAGGAAACGCGTTCTGTCAGGCGGCCAAGCTGCACATGCAGCTGCAGAGCAAGCATGACTCTGCCACCAGCTTTGTGGACGCCGGAAACGCTTACAAAAAGGCAGACCCTCAAG AGGCTATCAACTGCTTAAATGCAGCCATCGACATTTACACAGACATG GGAAGGTTCACCATCGCAGCCAAGCACCACATCACTATCGCGGAGATCTACGAGACGGAGCTAGTGGACATTGAGAAG GCTATCGCACATTATGAGCAGTCTGCTGACTATTACAAAGGAGAAGAGTCCAACAG ctcAGCTAACAAGTGTCTGCTCAAGGTGGCAGCATACGCGGCACAGCTGGAGCAGTACCAGAAGGCCATTGAGATTTACGAGCAG GTTGGGGCGAACACCATGGATAACCCTTTGCTGAAGTACAGTGCGAAGGATTACTTCTTCAAAGCAGCCCTCTGTCACTTCATAGTAGATGAGCTGAATGCCAAG CTTGCTCTTGAGAAATATGAGGAAATGTTTCCAGCATTTACTGATTCAAGAGAGTGTAAATTATTGAAA AAACTTCTAGAAGCTCATGAAGAGCAGAACAGTGAGGCCTACACTGAAGCG GTTGAGAATCGAGCTGATCTCTCCGTGGCTTTTGTTCACATGTTGCTCACGTCCCTGAAGCGACAGTGGGAAGTTTTCCTATTTAGCTTTAACTCATGCCCTTTTCATTCTGTTGTCATTTTATTCTTTGGTAATGTAGCAAAATGCATCGTAACTGCAGTAACTTTTTTCCCTGCTGAGTGA
- the NAPB gene encoding beta-soluble NSF attachment protein isoform X5: protein MTLPPALWTPETLTKRQTLKGRFTIAAKHHITIAEIYETELVDIEKAIAHYEQSADYYKGEESNSSANKCLLKVAAYAAQLEQYQKAIEIYEQVGANTMDNPLLKYSAKDYFFKAALCHFIVDELNAKLALEKYEEMFPAFTDSRECKLLKKLLEAHEEQNSEAYTEAVKEFDSISRLDQWLTTMLLRIKKSIQGDGEGDGDLK from the exons ATGACTCTGCCACCAGCTTTGTGGACGCCGGAAACGCTTACAAAAAGGCAGACCCTCAAG GGAAGGTTCACCATCGCAGCCAAGCACCACATCACTATCGCGGAGATCTACGAGACGGAGCTAGTGGACATTGAGAAG GCTATCGCACATTATGAGCAGTCTGCTGACTATTACAAAGGAGAAGAGTCCAACAG ctcAGCTAACAAGTGTCTGCTCAAGGTGGCAGCATACGCGGCACAGCTGGAGCAGTACCAGAAGGCCATTGAGATTTACGAGCAG GTTGGGGCGAACACCATGGATAACCCTTTGCTGAAGTACAGTGCGAAGGATTACTTCTTCAAAGCAGCCCTCTGTCACTTCATAGTAGATGAGCTGAATGCCAAG CTTGCTCTTGAGAAATATGAGGAAATGTTTCCAGCATTTACTGATTCAAGAGAGTGTAAATTATTGAAA AAACTTCTAGAAGCTCATGAAGAGCAGAACAGTGAGGCCTACACTGAAGCG GTCAAGGAGTTTGACTCCATATCTCGCTTGGATCAGTGGCTGACCACCATGCTGCTTCGGATCAAAAAGTCCATCCAAGGCGATGGAGAAGGAGATGGCGACCTAAAGTGA
- the GZF1 gene encoding GDNF-inducible zinc finger protein 1 isoform X2, protein MESGAVLLESKSSPLNLLHEMHELRRLGHLCDVTVSVEYQGVRKDFMAHKAVLAATSKFFKEMFLNEKSADGARTNVHLNEVQVVDFASFLEFVYTAKVQVEEDRVQRMLETAEKLKCLDLSETCFQLKKQMLESVLLELQNFSESQEAEASGGPQVGVGPDPRAGALGMDGAHPNGLVDRSDYPGEQMSNGVSPGTPPRKSKEKADKKKDVAKSPYPKIRRASGRLAGRKVFVEIPKKKYTRRLREQETGAEGGSGDPGTAQAQDPESAGMETGPLTKVEGGGAGMQVADPLPKAAGEGEEEEEEEEEEEEEGGAAEKRRSNLKCGVCEKAFLYEKSFLKHIRRHHGVASEVVYRCDTCGQTFANRCNLRSHQRHVHSSERRFPCELCGKKFKRKKDVKRHVVQVHEGGGERHRCGQCGKGLSSKTALRLHERTHTGDRPYGCTECGAKFSQPSALKTHMRIHTGEKPFVCDECGARFTQNHMLIYHKRCHTGERPFMCETCGKSFASKEYLKHHNRIHTGSKPFKCEVCFRTFAQRNSLYQHIKVHTGERPYCCDQCGKQFTQLNALQRHHRIHTGEKPFMCNACGRTFTDKSTLRRHTSMAPPRTTRVTRQNSRMKSTCRPSFQINCCLSQKAATFTAWPRCLAMSPPPTTAMPQTPPARPTPPWCPRMPCWPPPSVSSAS, encoded by the exons CCAGGGCGTCCGCAAAGACTTCATGGCCCACAAGGCTGTGCTGGCGGCCACCAGCAAGTTCTTCAAAGAAATGTTCCTTAACGAGAAGAGCGCCGACGGGGCCAGGACTAACGTGCACTTGAATGAGGTGCAGGTCGTGGACTTCGCTTCGTTCCTCGAGTTTGTCTACACCGCCAAGGTGCAGGTGGAAGAAGACCGGGTGCAGCGGATGCTGGAGACGGCCGAGAAACTGAAATGTCTGGACTTGTCGGAAACGTGTTTTCAGCTCAAGAAGCAGATGCTGGAGTCGGTGCTTTTGGAGCTGCAGAATTTCTCAGagtcccaggaggcagaagccagtGGCGGCCCCCAAGTCGGAGTTGGCCCCGACCCCCGGGCAGGTGCACTGGGCATGGACGGGGCTCACCCCAACGGCCTGGTGGATCGCTCAGACTACCCAGGGGAGCAGATGAGCAATGGTGTGTCGCCAGGCACACCGCCGAGGAAGTCCAAGGAGAAAGCGGACAAGAAGAAGGATGTGGCTAAGTCTCCCTACCCCAAAATCAGAAGAGCCAGCGGGAGACTGGCCGGAAGAAAGGTCTTCGTGGAGATCCCTAAAAAAAAATACACGAGGAGGCTGCGAGAGCAAGAGACAGGTGCCGAGGGCGGCTCGGGAGACCCCGGGACCGCGCAGGCCCAAGACCCAGAGAGCGCGGGGATGGAGACCGGGCCCCTTACAAAAGTtgaggggggtggggctggcatgcAGGTGGCAGACCCCCTTCCAAAGGCagccggggagggggaggaggaggaggaggaggaagaggaggaagaggaggaggggggtgcggcggagaagaggaggagcaacCTGAAGTGCGGCGTCTGTGAGAAGGCCTTCTTGTACGAGAAGAGCTTCCTGAAGCACATCCGGCGGCACCACGGCGTGGCCAGCGAGGTGGTGTACCGCTGTGACACCTGCGGCCAGACCTTCGCCAACCGCTGCAACCTGCGCAGCCACCAGCGCCACGTGCACAGCAGCGAGCGGCGCTTCCCCTGCGAGCTGTGCGGCAAGAAGTTCAAGCGCAAGAAGGACGTGAAGCGGCACGTAGTACAGGTGCACGAGGGCGGCGGCGAGCGGcaccgctgcggccagtgcggcAAGGGCCTGAGCTCCAAGACGGCGCTGCGGCTGCACGAGCGCACGCACACCGGCGACAGGCCCTACGGCTGCACCGAGTGTGGGGCCAAGTTCTCGCAGCCGTCAGCGCTCAAGACCCACATGAG AATCCACACCGGGGAAAAACCTTTCGTCTGTGATGAGTGTGGCGCAAGATTCACCCAGAACCACATGCTGATTTATCACAAAAGGTGCCACACAG GTGAGAGGCCTTTCATGTGTGAGACATGCGGCAAGAGTTTTGCTTCGAAGGAGTACTTGAAACATCACAACAGAATCCACACTGGCTCGAAACCCTTTAAATGTGAAGTGTGCTTCCGGACTTTTGCTCAGCGGAACTCCCTGTACCAGCACATCAAGGTCCACACAG GGGAGCGCCCCTACTGTTGTGACCAGTGTGGGAAGCAGTTCACCCAGCTCAACGCCTTACAGCGCCACCATCGGATCCACACGGGCGAGAAGCCGTTCATGTGCAACGCTTGCGGGCGCACGTTCACGGACAAGTCCACTCTGCGGCGGCACACCTCT ATGGCTCCCCCAAGAACGACGAGGGTCACAAGACAGAACAGCCGGATGAAGAGTACGTGCCGCCCAAGCTTTCAGATAAACTGCTGTCTTTCGCAGAAAGCAGCCACTTTCACGGCCTGGCCGCGGTGCCTGGCAATGTCGCCCCCGCCCACGACGGCAATGCCGCAGACACCGCCTGCAAGGCCGACGCCGCCGTGGTGTCCCAGGATGCCCTGCTGGCCACCACCCTCAGTGAGCTCAGCGAGCTGA
- the GZF1 gene encoding GDNF-inducible zinc finger protein 1 isoform X1, whose amino-acid sequence MESGAVLLESKSSPLNLLHEMHELRRLGHLCDVTVSVEYQGVRKDFMAHKAVLAATSKFFKEMFLNEKSADGARTNVHLNEVQVVDFASFLEFVYTAKVQVEEDRVQRMLETAEKLKCLDLSETCFQLKKQMLESVLLELQNFSESQEAEASGGPQVGVGPDPRAGALGMDGAHPNGLVDRSDYPGEQMSNGVSPGTPPRKSKEKADKKKDVAKSPYPKIRRASGRLAGRKVFVEIPKKKYTRRLREQETGAEGGSGDPGTAQAQDPESAGMETGPLTKVEGGGAGMQVADPLPKAAGEGEEEEEEEEEEEEEGGAAEKRRSNLKCGVCEKAFLYEKSFLKHIRRHHGVASEVVYRCDTCGQTFANRCNLRSHQRHVHSSERRFPCELCGKKFKRKKDVKRHVVQVHEGGGERHRCGQCGKGLSSKTALRLHERTHTGDRPYGCTECGAKFSQPSALKTHMRIHTGEKPFVCDECGARFTQNHMLIYHKRCHTGERPFMCETCGKSFASKEYLKHHNRIHTGSKPFKCEVCFRTFAQRNSLYQHIKVHTGERPYCCDQCGKQFTQLNALQRHHRIHTGEKPFMCNACGRTFTDKSTLRRHTSIHDKNTPWKSFLVIVDGSPKNDEGHKTEQPDEEYVPPKLSDKLLSFAESSHFHGLAAVPGNVAPAHDGNAADTACKADAAVVSQDALLATTLSELSELSPQADAMPAQLHPLTSME is encoded by the exons CCAGGGCGTCCGCAAAGACTTCATGGCCCACAAGGCTGTGCTGGCGGCCACCAGCAAGTTCTTCAAAGAAATGTTCCTTAACGAGAAGAGCGCCGACGGGGCCAGGACTAACGTGCACTTGAATGAGGTGCAGGTCGTGGACTTCGCTTCGTTCCTCGAGTTTGTCTACACCGCCAAGGTGCAGGTGGAAGAAGACCGGGTGCAGCGGATGCTGGAGACGGCCGAGAAACTGAAATGTCTGGACTTGTCGGAAACGTGTTTTCAGCTCAAGAAGCAGATGCTGGAGTCGGTGCTTTTGGAGCTGCAGAATTTCTCAGagtcccaggaggcagaagccagtGGCGGCCCCCAAGTCGGAGTTGGCCCCGACCCCCGGGCAGGTGCACTGGGCATGGACGGGGCTCACCCCAACGGCCTGGTGGATCGCTCAGACTACCCAGGGGAGCAGATGAGCAATGGTGTGTCGCCAGGCACACCGCCGAGGAAGTCCAAGGAGAAAGCGGACAAGAAGAAGGATGTGGCTAAGTCTCCCTACCCCAAAATCAGAAGAGCCAGCGGGAGACTGGCCGGAAGAAAGGTCTTCGTGGAGATCCCTAAAAAAAAATACACGAGGAGGCTGCGAGAGCAAGAGACAGGTGCCGAGGGCGGCTCGGGAGACCCCGGGACCGCGCAGGCCCAAGACCCAGAGAGCGCGGGGATGGAGACCGGGCCCCTTACAAAAGTtgaggggggtggggctggcatgcAGGTGGCAGACCCCCTTCCAAAGGCagccggggagggggaggaggaggaggaggaggaagaggaggaagaggaggaggggggtgcggcggagaagaggaggagcaacCTGAAGTGCGGCGTCTGTGAGAAGGCCTTCTTGTACGAGAAGAGCTTCCTGAAGCACATCCGGCGGCACCACGGCGTGGCCAGCGAGGTGGTGTACCGCTGTGACACCTGCGGCCAGACCTTCGCCAACCGCTGCAACCTGCGCAGCCACCAGCGCCACGTGCACAGCAGCGAGCGGCGCTTCCCCTGCGAGCTGTGCGGCAAGAAGTTCAAGCGCAAGAAGGACGTGAAGCGGCACGTAGTACAGGTGCACGAGGGCGGCGGCGAGCGGcaccgctgcggccagtgcggcAAGGGCCTGAGCTCCAAGACGGCGCTGCGGCTGCACGAGCGCACGCACACCGGCGACAGGCCCTACGGCTGCACCGAGTGTGGGGCCAAGTTCTCGCAGCCGTCAGCGCTCAAGACCCACATGAG AATCCACACCGGGGAAAAACCTTTCGTCTGTGATGAGTGTGGCGCAAGATTCACCCAGAACCACATGCTGATTTATCACAAAAGGTGCCACACAG GTGAGAGGCCTTTCATGTGTGAGACATGCGGCAAGAGTTTTGCTTCGAAGGAGTACTTGAAACATCACAACAGAATCCACACTGGCTCGAAACCCTTTAAATGTGAAGTGTGCTTCCGGACTTTTGCTCAGCGGAACTCCCTGTACCAGCACATCAAGGTCCACACAG GGGAGCGCCCCTACTGTTGTGACCAGTGTGGGAAGCAGTTCACCCAGCTCAACGCCTTACAGCGCCACCATCGGATCCACACGGGCGAGAAGCCGTTCATGTGCAACGCTTGCGGGCGCACGTTCACGGACAAGTCCACTCTGCGGCGGCACACCTCT ATACACGATAAGAATACTCCATGGAAGTCTTTCCTTGTCATTGTAGATGGCTCCCCCAAGAACGACGAGGGTCACAAGACAGAACAGCCGGATGAAGAGTACGTGCCGCCCAAGCTTTCAGATAAACTGCTGTCTTTCGCAGAAAGCAGCCACTTTCACGGCCTGGCCGCGGTGCCTGGCAATGTCGCCCCCGCCCACGACGGCAATGCCGCAGACACCGCCTGCAAGGCCGACGCCGCCGTGGTGTCCCAGGATGCCCTGCTGGCCACCACCCTCAGTGAGCTCAGCGAGCTGAGCCCGCAGGCGGACGCGATGCCCGCCCAGCTGCACCCCTTGACCAGCATGGAGTGA